ACATTCACTAAGGATTCTGTTCACACACACACAGCACTTGAATAAGAAATTATGGGAGCAGTAGGCACCATTAGAATGGTATGAGGTCAACTCCCCACACCTCGTTGATGAGTTACTGAAGCAAAAGCACCAACTGTATGGATACAGAAGTGGGTGTCCCATGGGTGTGGCATGCCTCAACCACATGCAACTGAAACAATATCCAGAAACATAACCGttcaattttcagaaaaaaaaaaaagaagaagaagaaaataacttACCTAAACATTTGTTCTAcaggaaaatatcaaaatcattttctccATCAATTCATCATGGTACCACTTCTACAGCTTCCTCAACAGTGGGTCTAGTTGTGCATTGAAATGAGTGGACATTGCAATAGTTCAATTCCCATATGGGTTTTCATGAACCTCACTTATGGGAatcttgaatttatttttcataaaagaagaaaatggtaAAACAAAGAATTGATGAGGCACCTAATGGACTAATTTCCAAATTCAAGCCATTGTTCCTTTTATGAAAGTTGGCTGTATAGAGGTAGAACTAAGAATCCTTAATAAACAAGTTTGCCAATTGCTTTCCACACTAGGATTTTTCCCACATcaattaagagaaaaatgacTCATTACACTGACATTCAAGGAAGGTAATTAAGGCTTGTTTGGGCTGACTCTACATTGTCCATTCCAATCAAAGTagtgtttttttggttttgtggaCAAACTATTTACTAGTGATTACACTCTTTCTCAAAATTGGCAGTTACTTCAGTTAGTGGGTAACCTTTCATCACAGCTTTTCAGTCATGGATACGGAAATTCAGACAGAAGAGGCAAGAATATTTCAGTGATGTTGGAATTCACAGCCATTTTACCTGATTTTTTAGccaattttagttttaaaaaataggtaaaCAACATCCAGGGCTCCAAAATGGCAAGAGAAAATGTCTTCACCCATGACTCAAGAACATATCAATATTCAtgggaaaggggaaaaaatgaagCAAAGTATTTTGCATTATCGCAATGCACATGCACAAACAGACCCTTTTTGCCAATTATCCTTCATAATGTGGTCCAGGAACAGGCCAGCACTATTCTCACTTTCCCCAAACAAAGTGCTGTCACTGCAGAAAGCTTTATCAAACATGGGAGGGGGGGGATGaaacttttttcccttttcctgtTGTCAACTCTTCATCCTTCATATTGTAATGTGCTTAAATCCCATataaaagaagataaagaagaCTACACTTCCAGTTGTGAAATATAGAAatggagaaggagaagaaagcTATTCTATCTGACGAGTCTCCTGAAGTCATCAACTATAGAGGAGTTAAAGCCATGCCCTTCATCATTGGTAAGAGTGAGACCTAGCTGCTTCATTTTGAACCACCCATCTTCTTGAATCAGTGTTTTCCAAATTTGTTGCAGGAAATGAGACCTTTGAGAAGCTTGGGACTATTGGGACTTCATCCAACCTCATGGTGTATCTCACATCTGTCTTTAACATAAAGAGTGTGACTGCTGCAACTCTCATCAACATCTTCAATGGCACCACCAACATGGCACCCTTGCTTGGAGCCTTCTTGTCTGACTCTTACTTTGGACGTTTCAAGACTTTGGCTTTGGCTTCCATTTGCTCCCTTTCGGTAATCTTCCATCTACTAATCCAAAATCTTAAGGCTGACTAAAGTTACAGTATGATATCCTATATATATTAGATAGGTGAGGAAGTTCCTGACACACtctctatctatatatatagtttctcttatatatttattttgaaatgtgaGAGCCTTTTAAGCTCAAAACGGACAATATTTACATTAGAGAGAACGGGTTGTTGCATACAATCTTCCcataaaaattttttttttttttgtaaaaaaaaaactttgataGGATTTTAACTACCAATTTAACCTAAAAGTGACAAACAATCATGtataaacatctaatttttatgACTTTTGAAAAGCAGAAAAAGCTTACTTGTGTCCATCCAAGTTTTGGAATTGAGATTCCTTCAAGCTATCTCTGCTTGGTGGCTGCAAAAAGTTAATTGTTTTATCCTTTTTGATTGGATACAAACTGAAGGAAAGTTCTTCTCTTCGACTTTTTCCTTGAATAAAAAGGCGCACAGCCATTTACTCCTACTTTTATGGTACTATTGTGCAAGCCCTTTAGTCTCTCCATTCATAATTTGAGTGCCATATTTTCTGGATTTATATATTGACATGAAAATGACTTGTTTTACTTCAAGGGGATGACTGTAATAATGCTAACAGCAGCCATCTCCAAACTGCACCCTCCtcattgtggaacaaaagagactgagCTCTGCAGAGGACCAACCACTTCACAGTTGGCCTTCTTGCTAACTGGTTTTGGCCTCCTAATAATCGGAGCAGGCGGCATTAGGCCATGTAACCTTGCCTTTGGAGCAGATCAGTTCAATCCAGCAACTGAATCTGGCAAGAGGGGTATCAACAGCTTCTTTAATTGGTACTATTTTACCTTCACATTTGCTGTGATGATATCGGGAACATTCATTGTCTATGTGCAATCTAACGTGAGCTGGGCTCTAGGGTTGGGCATTCCTTCATGCCTCATGTTCGTTTCTTGTGTACTTTTCTTTGCGGGTTCTAGAATTTACGTCAAAGTAAAACCCCGGGAGAGTCCCTTAACTGGTGTGGCACAAGTACTGGTGGCTGCTTCCAAGAAGCGATACTTAAAGCTACCTGATCACCCAGAACTTAGCCTTTTCAGCCATGTTCCCACAAATTATATGAACTCCAAGCTTCCTCACACAGATCAATTCAGGTGAGCAGATAGTAAAATTCATAGATCTTTGCCATTTGTCCCTTATTGTTAAACATGATTCCAAACTCAATGTTAATTGCAACAGGTTCCTCGACAAGTCTGCAATAATAACCATGGAAGACCAAATCAACACTGATGGATCTGCTTCCAACCCTTGGAGACTTTGCAGTATGCAACAAGTTGAAGAAGTAAAATGCTTAATGAGAGTGATCCCCATATGGGCATCATCCATTATCTACCATGTTGCAATAGTCCAACAGCACACCTATGCAGTCCTCCAAGCTCTTCAATCAGATAGGCATCTTGGCAGTTTTGAGGTGCCTGCAGCCTCTTACAGCATCTTCTCCATGCTAAGCCTTACCATCTGGATCCCCATCTACGACCGGATCGTGATCCCATTTCTTCATAAGCTCACTGGCAAAGAAGATGGAATAACACTTCTCCAAAGAATGGGCACTGGAATTGTCCTCTCAGTCGCCACCATGCTTGTTTCTGCAGTAATCGAAGAGCAGCGAAGAACTTTTGCACGTACAAGGCCAACCATAGGCACTGCACCAAAGGGGGGCGTTATATCATCCATGTCCGCCTCCTGGTTGATCCCCCAGCTCATACTCGCCGGACTGTCCGAGGCCTTTAACTCAATAGGCCAGATTGAATTCTACTACAAGCAGTTCCCAGAAAATATGAGAAGCATTGCAGGGTCTTTCTTCTTCTGTGGCATAGCTGGTTCTAATTACCTAAGTGGCTTTCTAGTTTCAGTTGTTCATCAGATCACCCTAAACGGAGCTCGAGGCGGTGACTGGCTGCCTGAGGATCTCAATGAAGGGAAGTTGGATTGCTTCTATTACATGATTGCAGGTCTGGGTGCTGTGAATTTTGCGTATTTTCTGGTGTGTTCAAAGTGGTATAGGTACAAAGGTGGTGACAGGGTTGAGGTTGCCATGGAAACAAAGGGGTCCAGGAAGCATGTGGTTTGATGGTAGTGGGATTTGTATGGGATTGAGTTAGGAAATTGCTTGATGCCTGGCTTATACTACATATACCAAGGTTGAGAAAGTGCAATGTTTTACAACTATTAAAAGCTAAGCTTCCTTTTCTGTTTCAAGAACTGTGAGCAGTGCTATATGTTTTTATAAAGGTTAATCTTCTGAactaatttaaagtaaaaaagttGTTACTTGTAACCCTAAAATACCTCAAATTAAGtaacttaatactattaagagAAGAAAGATCCTACAAGGATTATGTCTTCAtttttaggttgttttttttataattaattttttttttattattattggattatgtatatatatacaacttGTTCATATATGTCATAATTGAAGATAAAGGTGTAAAATTAAAGTACACTGAGTGCTAAAGATGGTTTTTAATTACAcgaatttttaatgaaatattttgaagaaatttcatgaaatatatatatatatttagtgcTTTGATCTcccaattttgttaaaaataattttaaatttcaaatatctttTACTTGAAATTactttattaatcaattaaattatatatatttaatttaataaaaagatacTTAGGACATATAGGAAAgacttataataataaaattgaagatttctactaataatttgaaaaattaatgcTAGCTATAGCAACAAAGGTACAATTTacctttatttttcaattttgtatttaataaaaatgaaaactcgATTATTGAATTCTTAATAAATATAGTGCGAATAATTACATCAAGTTACctctcaaatataattaaattacttctaaatataaatatgattatgtGACTAaaatggtgtttattttttattgaataaaaaagacCAAAAATATTTAACCTAttcaactaaaataaaataaaataatgtgaaaGGATTATGAAGGAGAAAGAAGGATAGAATGTGCACCGATCAAcagtaaatatgaaaattccaAAACAAGGGCATTCCAGTAACTTCACCACGGAGACCCACATGCACTTCTTTGGAAGTATCGCAGAGGACCGTAACCGCAGCCATAAAAGCCAAAAgcaccccccaaaaaaaaaagcaaaagcaaaagcacatgaaaacaaaatcaaaagcacatataaacaagatttattaaaaaaaaagcagAAGTGCTTACGAAAGGTCATTTTATGTGTCGAATCTCtgcatgaaaatcaaattttttgtgCTTGTGTCAACCGCAAAGCTCTACATCTGTAGAAATGGTCTCACGGACGTGTCTCTATGAGCCCAGAAGGAGCTTCACTTCGCCATTTTCTCTATAAATTGGGCCATTGGGTTTCTTCATCTTTACAcaactttctttctctcttagACATTGTCTTCAAACACAGCGCTGAGAGAACTAGGTTTCTCTATTTGGTATATACATAGttcttcctttttgtttctgTGGTCTTTTTGGCTTAGAATTTGGTTATGGTTATGAtgcttttataaatttatgagtTGTATGTAtgggttttgggtttgtttGGTCGAAGGTGTTCAGGTTGTGGAGgtgtttgaaagtaaaaaatggttcttcttttttttcgtTTCTTGGAAATTTGTCCGGGAAACTTCTAGGAATTTACTGCTTTATGAGTCTGAGGCTCTGCATCTGTGTGTTTTGCTTTGAAAAATGTGAATTTTCTGAGCATTACACTCAGTTTGGTATGTGAGAAAAAGTAGAGTTGCTGCACCCCACTTGTGCAAACTGAACAAAGTTGAAGAATccaacttccttttttttctttcttttttttctcgaCAATGGCATCCTAGGTTGATTTGAAGAAATCCATGGAGATTTTTAATGACTTCCTGCGAAAAGTTCAACTTTACATGACCATTTCTATGGATTGTCTTGAATTCAAGCTCATTTAAATTACTGAATGCATTGATACCGATTAACTTAATTAGATCAGGTCAGAGAAGGATGGCTGATCACTTGGCACTCTACTCTAATCGCCTCATCACACCCCCTACTTTGGATCTGATGCACAAAGAAGAGGAGAAAAGACTAGACGGAGAAGGCTCCTCCCAACAGACAGCTGAGCTCAACTCTAACTGGGCAATAGACGGATACAGCTTCTCTGACGAAGAAGATGGGTTCAGCATAAAAGCTGAATGTCGCATTTGTCAGGAAGACGATCTCGTCCAAAACATGGAGGCCCCTTGTGCTTGTAATGGAAGCTTAAAGgtaaaaatatttccattttttattctaattactTGTCACCAAACTGCTAATCGGATACTAGTCCGTTGTTACATCATTTTACTTGATTATATTTCTAGATTGAATGACAAACAAATACCATGTCTGTCACAGTATGCCCACAGAAAATGCATCCAGAGGTGGTGCAATGAAAAGAAAAGCATCGTCTGTGAAATATGCCAACAGGTATATATACCACTGAAATTCTGGATATGAAGTATTTTCTCGAAGTTGAGAAGGAAAAAACATATCCACCCACATGTCATTGGGTATAATACTATTTTAAGTTTGCTGATCATTCCCTGGTTTTAACCTGCAGATGTATCAACCTTCTTACACCTGCCCGCCACTCCCAACTCCACCTACTCGTCTCCGAAATCATGCAGCCATTAATGTCAGGTGAGTACATTCAATCTTTATTACATGCTTCCAGAACTCCCAGCTCTTAATAATTAGCTGTGTATGATGGTTCTTTggcatttgaaaatttattatgatcAGTGATGAAGAAAGCGATGATCATTTAATTGATCAGAGAGGTGACACAGGCATTAATGTACTGGAGCCGGATTGTGCTGCTACAACTGCCCGCATGACTTCTCTATGCCAGACGGTACTCCTGATTGTAAGTCCTTATATAATCATATACATTAAATTTTACTATGAAAATGCATTTTGGGACAACTTGTTCATGTTTCTATGTTGGAATAATATCTAGTTAATGTCATTTGCCTGGCAGGTAACAGCTTCGATCCTACTGGGGAATGCTGCTCCCATCCCGGGACGTATTCATGATGGATATGTCTCATTTTCCACAAATGTAAAGTCTGAAAACTTATCATCCTTTCCCATTAAATCACATTGTTCATGTGCAGATGTTTGCTTCTGCTTTAAATCTCTTCCTTATTATAATAACTTAGCTTAACTTTAATGGCTGAACAGGGGTTTCTGGGGCGATTGATGGAGTTCCTCCTCCCCTCCTATGCTCTCATATGGGCCATAAGCCTCCTAGTTAAACTAAAACGGAGATTTGTGAGTACCTTACTACTGTTTTgcagtgtatatatatatatatatatatatatatatatatatttacatatataacCATTTTTGAAcaaattctaattattattctttcataatatttatGCATCAGGAGGGGAGAAGAAGACTGCCCTTAGAAGCTATGAGGTTGCAGTCTGGCAGAAGGGAAGTGGAGCTGAGAGAGGATGACTTGGATATTGAAAATGGGACTCTACACCATTTCTAAGATTCATCCTCGGATTGATAGGCAATATGTTATATGCATGTATGAGAAACGAACCTCTCTAATCTTATGGGAGTCTTGAAATATCATAGATTGTGCATGAAAGTATAGTGTGGCAGCCACATATTTGAGCTGTTTTTTGTCTGTAATAATATTCTTGTTGTGTACATGTATACTGGGAGTTCATttgtaaagtattttttttttattttttatcaaatattattccaagaaacaattctaaaaatatttcaaaatctgATATTATTTTGATAGATATGCATAAATCATGTGAAGGATTTTAAAGGGGAAGGAGATAATCGTGCACCTTtcaacaataaatatgaaaaattccaaaaacaaGGCTATTCCAGTAACTTCACAACCGAGACCTGCATGCATCACACTAGCAGAGAACTGTAACAGTGTAACCGCAACACAAAAAGCCAAAAGCACACAGAAAAGCTAGGAGGCAAAACacatgaaaacaaaatcaaaagcaCATAACACCAAGGTTTAGCAAACGTAAAAGTGCTTACAAGAAAGTCATTATGTGTCGAAACCCTGAATTAAGATCAATTTTTCTGTGCTTGTGTCAATTGCTACAAATGGTCTCATGGACATGTCTCTATGAGCCCAGAAGGAGCTTTGTTTCACATCACTCACTgcaccatcttttttttttttttttttggaaaaacgaCAAGTATTTGAAGGGTGTTAAATATATGGAAGTAAAATACTTTGCCGGTAAAGAAGTTTAAAAACAAAGGTTGTCAATCGAGTGTATTAGCACCAACCTTACGATTGCAAATTCATTAACAAGAGGATTGTTGTCAAAGACATTTAATGAATATGTCGAAAAAATGGACATTATTGGGTATTGTTATTGACATtgtgttattattttatgttttaatgtATTTGACACTCTAAGCTCATTTAAATGTtgtttctaatatatatttaaatatcatgtttttaatCGTTAGTATATACATGAATGAATTATGTGAGTTTTAACAAGATTTACCTCTAACAAAGACATTATTGTTGGATCATTATAACATGTTTCATTACAAATcatattaagtttaaaattaaatattttgatacatAAAAGGGACTATATTGAGATAATGACATATGCTTGTTGTAATCCTTATTAGTGTTtgcttaaaaatgatttatgatGTAACCAATGTAAGAAAGGATTTAACTTATTCTATGCATATTATGCTTTGTTCTTAAACTATGATAATCCTACATGGGTTAAGGGGGAgaatgttagatttttttttaatatggtcCATGTGgcttattttattcttaattatcTTCTATTTAATTTAAGAGAGAATTATTTTCTCTCTATCAAACAACATATGTCAAACTAAAAAGGTCGAGAAAGAGaaaccaagtttttttttttctaaatttgttattctctacaaaaaaaattctcttcaaGATCAATCTCATATATGTTttcttgattatttattttatctgtTACAATCATAAAATTCTAAGACTTAGGAATTAGGGTTATGCATAATTGTTCTGcataaattaaacaaatggtAGCAAAATACTTCCATTTTCAATGTCCAAGTCATTCTCTCTTAGCTCCACTTTTCCTCCTGATgcataaatatttatgaaagCGATTAGAATTTGCTTAAAAAACcgttatatataaaaatatatatgcacTGAAAAAAGTGATAAGGACTCACAAATCTCTGTTTTAGCTTAACTAGGAGGCTAATGGCCCATATCAGAGCATAGGAAGGGAGAAGGAACTCCATCGATCGCCCCAGAAACCCCTGTTAAAGTTAAGCCAAGCTATTATAATAAGGAAGAgatttaaatttccaaattggGTGAGGGATAGAAAGCAGAAGCAAGCATATACACACGAGCAATGTGATTTAATGGGAAAGGATGATAAGTTTTCAGACTTTACCTTGATGGAAAATGAGACATATCCATCATGAACACGTCCCGAGATGGGAGCAGCATTCCCCAGTAGGATCGAAGCTGTTACCTGCCAGGCAAATTAAATTAACTAGATATTATTCCAACATAGAAACATGAACAAGTTGTCCCAAAATGCATTTTCATAGCAAGATTTAATGTATATGATTATATAAGGACTTACAATCAGGAGTAGCGTCTGGCATAGAGAAGTCATGCGGGCAGTTATAGCAGCACAATCCGGCTCCAGTACATTAATGCCTGTGTCACCTCCCTGATCATTTAAATGATCATCGCTTTCTTCATCACTGATCATAATTCATTGTGCAAATGCCGAAGAACCATTATACAGAGCTTATTAAGATATGGGAGCTGTGGTATCATACAATAAAGATTGAATATGTACTCACCTGACATTAATGGCTGCATGATTTCGGAGACGAGTTGGTGGAGTTGGAAGTGGCGGGCAGGTGTAATTTGGTTGATACGTCTGCAGGTTAAAACCAGGAATGAACAACCTAATAATATTAAACCCAATTACTCATGTGGGTGGAAACTTGAGAAAATACTCCAAGTTCAGAATTTCAGAGGGTCGTATACCTGTTGGCATATTTCACAGACTATGCTTTTCTTCTCGTTGCACCACCTTTGGATGCATTTTCTATGGGCATACTGTAAAAGACatggtatttaattttcattcaatCTAGAAAGTCATTCTATGGACAAGTAATTAGAACAAGAATGGAATAATATGTTTACCTTTAAGCTACCATTACAAGTACAAGGGGCCTCCATGTTTCCGGCGAGATCGTCTTCCTGACAAATGCGACATTCAGCTTTTATGCTGAATCCGTCCATTGCCCAGTTAGAGTAGAGCTCAGCTATCTGCTGGGAGGAGCCTTCTCCGGTTAGTCTTTTCTCCTCTTCTTTGTGCATATGTTCCAATGTGGCGGGTGTGAGGAGGCGGTTAGAGTAGAGTGCCAAGTGATCAGCCATCCTTCTCTGATCTGATTTAAGTTAATCAGTATCAATGAATCCAGTAATTTAAATGAGCGTGAATTCAAGACAATACAAGATAATCcattatatctaatattttcttctatatatgtTCTAAGTATTTGTATTTCCATAAtagaaattttcatattaacaaccattccatgtttatttatttagcaTATTAAACTTTTGTTGGAAAACAATACTAGATTTATTAGTTTCTAACCATTTTGTGTATGTCAATTAACAAATTCTTTTcatcaataatatatatatatatatacagtaAAATCACTAAAATCACCCCTTACGGCAAATATTAACATTCACTACAGTAAGTGGCGCCTATGGAGGTGGTGAAGACCCCGGGCCTTCATGGAGTACCTTCAATGGTGGTCTTGGTTTTGGCGGCCTCCATAGGGCCCTCCATATATATACATTCAATAGCGGGTATGATTTTGGCCACCTTCATAgatcactatttttatttatttttaaataatttttaaagctcATCCAATCCACGTAAATCAATTAAAAAGCCCATTTAACTCCTCCAGTGTAAATAATTCAGTGAATCTGAAGAAACTCCAAAAGATCTAAAAAGAGCGTAAGCCGGAAAATTCAAGCCATGGATAGAAGAAACAGTCATTTTTACAAACTGAAACCAATTCACTGACACTCTTTGTGAATATGTAGTGAATTCAGTTATCATAGGATGAAGAAGAGTTTTCTGTTTGTGCAGAAGAAGAAGTTGGAGCAGAGGTTTAAGTTCCCCTCTTCACAAGCAGTTGCCTCTCTCTTTTATCCTCACTGAGTTCATCTCATGCACAGCAGCAAGCAGATCCTGCAAAAATTATGCTTCTAAGCTTGAACTCAACAAGATGCCTaggaatttaagaaaaatttcagGTGTCAACAAGTTCTTGATCAGATGCTTGGGTAATGCAAATGTGTCAATTTCTTTTTGGATGAAATGTGAGTGTATGAAAGGATTTATGCCAAAGTTCCAAAGCAATTGAGACATGGCAGATTGGTCCAATGGATGCATTCCTAGTATTCCACTGGATTGTCTGAAGGATTTGTAAATTCAGATATCACTAAAAAAAGCTCAGTGGTGAAAGAAAATTCATGCTAAGATTTAAGACTCCATTGAATTGTGTATCCGGCCTTACATCTCTCAATGTTATTGGGCTCATATCCTCATACTGGCAGTGATATTTTAAACTCAAACATTTAACCATTTTccccaaaataaaaagaattattggttgaaaataaaaagatggaaGATCACTCCACCCTAGAAGTAAAAGAAAGAATCTGTATCCATGAGATATAGCAAAATCTCTTCATCACCATTACAGTAATGTCCTAGGATTCAAATTCTATTCTGGAACCACtacaaatgatagaaaatatagCAAGTTTCTCAAAACCAAATTCCTAATGGCTCTTCAAGTAAATAAATTGGCATGCCATATTTGGTGTGAGTGATCAAGGgtttagtaaaaataattgtattgaAACCATAGAACAAAATAATGCATGTACCTGTCAcaacattattaattaattaattactaagAAACCCACAGGATAGTGCAGATGCTCATTTGGtagcaaaaaaacaaacagaagGAGCTAGGCAAAGTTACCCAATAGATGCCAAAAAACTTAGCAATTGCCATTGCCAGGCTACCAGAGAGAACTTGTTTCTGGTACTGAATTGGTCAAGTCAAATCATGTTTGACACAGATTGCCTTATTTTGGTTTGGCAGCAGCATTTTACTAGAGATGGTATTTATTATGCTTCTGCTTGCATAAAGGGAGGAGAGATCATCAATTAGCCGCATTCGAAAGGCAAGGATATAGGAATATAACATCTTTGTTATGCATTTTCTGCATTTAtttctttcatgattttgatgtcattttgttcttgttttggtttttcttaggTATTTTGTATACATTGTGTTGTTGTTGGGATGGTCACTTAGATTACTATGATCATGTACCCTATTCAGAACCAAGATCTTTTTCTTAGAATTGACAATGTTCCTATGCTTCTCATTGGAGGAATCGTAACTCCAATTATAGAGCAACTAGAGATGAAAAAGGAAgacactaaggtggtgtttgtttttt
Above is a genomic segment from Vitis riparia cultivar Riparia Gloire de Montpellier isolate 1030 chromosome 14, EGFV_Vit.rip_1.0, whole genome shotgun sequence containing:
- the LOC117929707 gene encoding protein NRT1/ PTR FAMILY 2.11-like codes for the protein MEKEKKAILSDESPEVINYRGVKAMPFIIGNETFEKLGTIGTSSNLMVYLTSVFNIKSVTAATLINIFNGTTNMAPLLGAFLSDSYFGRFKTLALASICSLSGMTVIMLTAAISKLHPPHCGTKETELCRGPTTSQLAFLLTGFGLLIIGAGGIRPCNLAFGADQFNPATESGKRGINSFFNWYYFTFTFAVMISGTFIVYVQSNVSWALGLGIPSCLMFVSCVLFFAGSRIYVKVKPRESPLTGVAQVLVAASKKRYLKLPDHPELSLFSHVPTNYMNSKLPHTDQFRFLDKSAIITMEDQINTDGSASNPWRLCSMQQVEEVKCLMRVIPIWASSIIYHVAIVQQHTYAVLQALQSDRHLGSFEVPAASYSIFSMLSLTIWIPIYDRIVIPFLHKLTGKEDGITLLQRMGTGIVLSVATMLVSAVIEEQRRTFARTRPTIGTAPKGGVISSMSASWLIPQLILAGLSEAFNSIGQIEFYYKQFPENMRSIAGSFFFCGIAGSNYLSGFLVSVVHQITLNGARGGDWLPEDLNEGKLDCFYYMIAGLGAVNFAYFLVCSKWYRYKGGDRVEVAMETKGSRKHVV
- the LOC117929971 gene encoding uncharacterized protein LOC117929971 yields the protein MADHLALYSNRLITPPTLDLMHKEEEKRLDGEGSSQQTAELNSNWAIDGYSFSDEEDGFSIKAECRICQEDDLVQNMEAPCACNGSLKYAHRKCIQRWCNEKKSIVCEICQQMYQPSYTCPPLPTPPTRLRNHAAINVSDEESDDHLIDQRGDTGINVLEPDCAATTARMTSLCQTVLLIVSPYIIIYIKFYYENAFWDNLFMFLCWNNI
- the LOC117929973 gene encoding uncharacterized protein LOC117929973, with the protein product MEAAKTKTTIEDQRRMADHLALYSNRLLTPATLEHMHKEEEKRLTGEGSSQQIAELYSNWAMDGFSIKAECRICQEDDLAGNMEAPCTCNGSLKYAHRKCIQRWCNEKKSIVCEICQQTYQPNYTCPPLPTPPTRLRNHAAINVSDEESDDHLNDQGGDTGINVLEPDCAAITARMTSLCQTLLLIVTASILLGNAAPISGRVHDGYVSFSIKVSVVKLLE